A window from Chelmon rostratus isolate fCheRos1 chromosome 13, fCheRos1.pri, whole genome shotgun sequence encodes these proteins:
- the fgf9 gene encoding fibroblast growth factor 4A: MNVSSLLLLLVFGLCDRPAGAKKQDAVMSPEQHAARLRDLWKLHMRDSPLKGTGSSPQPIRGGVKQQLLYCRVGIGYHLQILPSGSVGGVHKPTEDCWLKVFAMKHGVVGIRGVKSGLYLCLSAEGLAYAAEQFSDDCLLKENLEENHYTTYSSLSHPGIYLALSHKGELRKGNTVGRHQSCTHFLPRRTA, from the exons ATGAATGTttcctcgctgctgctgctgctggtgttcgGGCTGTGTGATCGACCGGCGGGAGCAAAGAAACAGGACGCCGTGATGTCACCTGAGCAGCACGCCGCTCGCCTCCGAGACCTCTGGAAGCTGCACATGAGGGACTCCCCGCTGAAAGGAACAG GTTCCAgtcctcagccaatcagagggggcgtcaaacagcagctgctctaCTGTCGCGTTGGGATTGGCTACCATCTCCAGATTCTGCCCAGCGGCTCCGTGGGAGGTGTCCACAAACCCACTGAGGACT GCTGGCTGAAGGTGTTCGCCATGAAACACGGAGTCGTGGGAATCAGAGGAGTGAAGAGCGGCTTGTACCTGTGCCTGAGCGCAGAGGGCCTGGCGTACGCAGCG GAGCAGTTTTCTGACGACTGCCTGCTGAAGGAGAACCTGGAGGAGAACCACTACACCACCTACTCCTCCCTGTCTCACCCAGGCATCTATCTGGCTCTTTCACACAAGGGGGAGCTGAGGAAGGGCAACACCGTGGGCCGCCACCAGTCCTGCACCCACTTCCTACCTCGGAGGACTGCCTGA